In one Tripterygium wilfordii isolate XIE 37 chromosome 22, ASM1340144v1, whole genome shotgun sequence genomic region, the following are encoded:
- the LOC119991422 gene encoding uncharacterized protein LOC119991422, translating to MLKKEAYLHLSVCFNRSPREDGGPFTYSLHLGTSSGTCAIFKYDCRNPFPPDPWILPLTLIWGLLSVFNGELIANNLTLKKRKSHSRNSTLRISHSRRDLTLQYTIPAGHCSVVWACFFSFPGDLQLICGGSELVIVGALMMETLVVVAQHRNQYHSGVKFHGPANRVGSSPFRKFTEINCRNFESGPVEIFDPTKIVTSELGEEFGRLFSAQSS from the exons atgttaaaaaaGGAAGCATATCTTCACCTTTCGGTTTGCTTCAACCGGTCACCG AGAGAAGACGGAGGGCCGTTTACCTACTCACTCCACCTGGGAACGAGTAGTGGAACCTGCGCGATATTTAAATACGACTGTAGAAACCCATTTCCTCCAGATCCGTGGATTCTGCCTCTAACCCTCATTTGGGGTCTCCTCTCCGTCTTCAATGGCGAATTGATCGCAAACAACCTTACTTTGAAGAAACGAAAGAGTCATTCGAGAAATTCAACTCTCAGAATTAGTCACTCTCGCAGAGATCTAACCCTTCAGTATACTATTCCA GCAGGACACTGTTCTGTGGTCTGGGcttgctttttttcttttcccggTGATTTGCAGCTGATTTGTGGTGGATCTGAACTGGTTATTGTGGGAGCGTTAATGATGGAGACGCTTGTTGTTGTGGCGCAGCATCGGAACCAATACCACAGTGGGGTCAAGTTTCACGGTCCTGCTAATCGGGTCGGGTCATCGCCATTTAGAAAATTCACGGAGATCAATTGCCGGAATTTTGAATCCGGGCCAG TGGAGATCTTTGACCCCACCAAGATAGTTACAAG TgagcttggagaagaatttGGGAGGCTGTTCAGCGCACAGTCTTCTTGA
- the LOC119990811 gene encoding FCS-Like Zinc finger 8-like, translating to MTDHQGSRSSSSSPSQDYTKPVQSFFGSPRFKAFTTKGHGETIHETVMMMSPTSVLDNKPFSPCKTPFWYESNQPKFPKTEEKQFPLEKLLDTKGIALALLDKPIEDTSSCYNPSPKVLFGAKLSIQIPPVPPSSISPSGSPADFGTKTRNPNLSPQGSAAINYGIQTEDFDGVFQGSLSVSEMELSEDYTRVISHGPNPKTTHIFGNFIVESHYSFSKPNSATKDFLSSCCTCRKNLDQKSDIFIYRGEQAFCSDECRYKAMLLDEVEN from the exons ATGACTGATCATCAAGGGTCtcgatcatcatcttcatctcccAGCCAAGACTACACAAAACCAGTTCAGTCTTTCTTTGGTTCTCCAAGGTTCAAAGCCTTCACAACAAAAGGTCATGGTGAGACTATTCATGAGACTGTGATGATGATGAGTCCAACTTCAGTCCTTGACAACAAGCCATTCTCTCCTTGCAAAACCCCATTTTGGTATGAATCAAACCAACCCAAGTTCCCCAAAACTGAGGAAAAACAATTCCCATTAGAGAAATTACTTGACACCAAAGGCATTGCCCTTGCTCTTCTTGATAAACCCATCGAAGACACTTCTTCTTGTTATAATCCTAGTCCTAAGGTCTTGTTTGGAGCTAAGCTAAGTATCCAAATCCCTCCCGTGCCTCCATCATCAATTTCTCCATCCGGATCTCCTGCTGATTTTGGGACCAAAACCCGGAATCCAAACCTATCCCCACAAGGGTCTGCCGCAATTAATTATGGGATCCAAACAGAGGATTTTGATGGAGTTTTCCAGGGTTCCTTATCTGTGAGTGAGATGGAGCTCTCTGAGGATTACACTCGTGTGATCTCTCATGGTCCTAATCCTAAAACAACCCACATATTTGGTAATTTCATTGTGGAAAGCCACTATTCCTTTAGTAAGCCAAACTCTGCAACCAAGGATTTCCTCAGCTCCTGCTGCACATGCAGGAAAAATCTTGATCAGAAAAGTGACATTTTTATTTACAG AGGTGAGCAAGCTTTTTGTAGTGACGAGTGCCGGTACAAAGCAATGTTGTTAGATGAAGTagagaattga